The Colias croceus chromosome 21, ilColCroc2.1 genome window below encodes:
- the LOC123701179 gene encoding uncharacterized protein LOC123701179, translated as MFTKKSTSLEKLVKQSEIRIAAFIVEHNIPINVMEHFPDLIRAVCPDSEVAKRITCGRTKTTKIISEVLGRSDVDTMVEAMQTNKFSLTADESTDKSTKKHLAVIVRIARNNLKVEDFFFEIFEILEGNAEKLHEIITKKMTDLRIPYKKNMIGLAADGANVMMGKNNSLATKFKQDIPHLFVMKCVCHSVHLVASNACLKLPREPEDLARDVYNYLNGSPKRTGLLKQFQDFLELKPHKLLQPSQTRWLSLEAVVKRLLEQYEALKLYFRDAIFSDRIKAAENILRMLENPVNKLYLQFMAYALGIFNELNRTMQSENTNVHIIYNRVMTVIYTILGCYVKDEYISRNDHKNIDYKNPRKYMDIKDWYLGVEVGATLSSPTLTISPEEIKQFKFRCLEFYIEAIKQLLQRFPFEDDMEILKKMEFMDPKIVCSGKILSIADILGRFPNIAPSNIIQQIDTEWRLLRNTKLNTEDENLEVGAFWKKIAQMHLGDGSKMYASRKIKFGSGNTAKKYNF; from the exons atgtttacaaaaaaatctacaTCGTTAGAAAAACTAGTCAAACAGTCAGAAATTAGAATCGCCGCATTCATAGTTGAACATAATATTCCGATCAATGTCATGGAACATTTCCCAGATTTAATAAGAGCAGTATGCCCAGATTCTGAAGTCGCAAAAAGGATTACCTGTGGACGtactaaaacaacaaaaattatttcggagGTGTTGGGAAGAAGTGACGTTGACACCATGGTTGAAGCCATGcagacaaataaattttcgttAACAGCTGATGAAAGTACTgataaaagtacaaaaaagcATTTAGCAGTAATTGTGAGGATCGCTCGAAATAATCTGaag GTGGAagattttttctttgaaatatttgaaattcttGAAGGTAACGCCGAAAAATTGCatgaaataattacaaaaaaaatgaccGATTTGAGGAttccatataaaaaaaatatgataggGCTGGCCGCAGATGGTGCCAACGTAATGATGGGAAAAAACAATTCTCTTGCTACGAAGTTCAAACAAGACATACCACACCTTTTCGTTATGAAATGTGTATGCCATTCTGTACATCTTGTAGCGTCTAACGCTTGCTTAAAATTGCCTCGAGAACCCGAAGATCTAGCACGGGATGTGTATAACTATTTGAATGGTAGCCCAAAACGTACCGGCTTATTGAAACAATTCCAAGATTTTTTGGAACTAAAACCACACAAATTACTGCAACCTTCTCAAACAAGATGGCTCTCTTTAGAGGCAGTAGTAAAGAGGCTACTAGAACAATACGAAGCCTTAAAGTTGTACTTTAGGGACGCTATTTTCAGTGACCGTATTAAAGCTGCAGAAAACATATTGAGAATGCTAGAAAACCCAGTGAACAAGCTGTATCTGCAATTTATGGCGTATGCCTTAGGAATATTCAACGAACTAAACAGAACCATGCAATCAGAAAATACGAATGTACACATAATTTACAACAGGGTCATGACCGTAATCTACACAATTTTGGGATGTTATGTGAAAGATGAATACATTTCAAGAAATGATCACAAAAACATCGACTATAAAAATCCCAGAAAGTACATGGATATAAAAGATTGGTATTTAGGCGTTGAAGTAGGGGCGACATTATCTTCACCAACATTAACAATCAGTCccgaagaaataaaacaattcaagTTCCGCTGTTTGGAGTTTTACATTGAGGCAATTAAACAACTATTACAGCGATTTCCGTTTGAAGATGATatggaaattttgaaaaaaatggaGTTTATGGATCCAAAAATAGTTTGTAGTGGCAAAATACTATCCATCGCCGACATATTGGGAAGGTTCCCAAATATAGCACCTTCAAATATTATCCAACAGATTGACACCGAATGGCGGCTTCTTCGGAATACGAAGTTAAACACGGaagatgaaaatttagaagtAGGAGCTTTCTGGAAAAAGATAGCCCAGATGCATTTGGGTGATGGCAGCAAAAT GTATGCCTCccggaaaataaaatttggatCTGGCAACACtgcaaagaagtataacttctaa
- the LOC123701228 gene encoding E3 ubiquitin-protein ligase SH3RF1 isoform X2 gives MDEGLLNDLLECSVCLERLDTSSRVLPCQHTFCLKCLKVIVESHKELRCPECRVLVEAKVEELPPNVLLMRILEGMKNSAPRKVSTQRVRTGHAQNQLAQPTSRSDKQMPHGRAMYDYISKEPGDLSFKKGETVLFQKKLDPFWYHGECSGRTGIFPISYVQVVVPLPVATALCKALYDFRMSAPDEEGCLAFDKGAIITVHHRVDENWAEGRLDQRVGIFPIAFVELNQAARQLMNSTPVNRPVPPIPDHSRPGHSDHRHTQHPHRYQQMSISTPSSAQGNYQNMATMSQSQPTFHANAPLLAQPSQILAPTNWVDTQHVQRNIMERPQTKNLLDIIDFTNAHKAIGVQSVSRIGENYDRVRSKFDNYSTKLDSTYQNVRAHEHFPITTGFNSNISSDSSSSMNTPGSTTTPNTSSNTSTCESAEPSLPSSPDNNTERNTTVIAQEETQENQDVNTSMGVLSLNESSTATNTSLNVSLPSESPKLNASTASSASQNQVECQESASNNEPTSLPCTSKNIRSSGPDSILNFGLGLQAALSPSHSKDNNYMVTRAHRDHHHREKRHSLTPSSHLQGNHTQNRHSAEILATSLLDHTPERERDRPDRERERERRRRRSRSNERPLPAAYVALYPYKPQKPDELELKKGGVYTVRERCRDGWYKGWCERLQRAGVFPGNYVAPLTPLATRVKHDKNVASPSSSNVKVAQTNNATHATNATNATSASNATNATNATPATSASGNCGNNLAPPDAPPRANSPLATNAQPLTYPWSSPVPQQSTPRSEKKDKPKSEKSSISTGVSLMKRLAAMKKCKSPPPAGYSMDNPVFDDSPNTSLLYTPPQHAVHVRRGSAEGPWQSQHRKSQSLDVTATRRERHHSQPVKERFRCIVPYPPNSEYELELKVDDIVMVCKKRGDGWYKGTLQRTGRTGLFPASFVQSYPPE, from the exons TCGGGTGCTGGTCGAGGCGAAGGTGGAGGAGCTGCCTCCGAACGTGCTCCTCATGAGGATCCTGGAGGGCATGAAGAACTCCGCGCCGAGGAAGGTCAGCACCCAACGCGTGAGGACGGGGCATGCTCAG AACCAACTAGCACAGCCGACGTCTCGATCAGATAAGCAGATGCCGCACGGCAGAGCCATGTATGACTACATATCTAAAGAACCTGG cgACCTTTCATTCAAGAAAGGCGAAACAGTGTTGTTCCAGAAGAAATTGGATCCGTTCTGGTATCATGGAGAATGTTCCGGAAGGACTGGCATCTTTCCAATATCATATGTACAG GTTGTAGTACCGCTGCCAGTGGCCACTGCGTTGTGCAAAGCGTTGTACGACTTTCGAATGTCCGCGCCTGATGAGGAAGGATGTCTCGCTTTTGATAAag gGGCAATTATAACAGTGCACCATCGCGTTGACGAGAACTGGGCGGAGGGTCGTCTCGACCAGCGCGTGGGAATCTTTCCTATCGCGTTCGTGGAATTAAACCAAGCGGCTAGGCAGCTTATGAACAG CACTCCAGTGAATCGTCCCGTCCCACCGATACCAGACCACTCGAGACCGGGACACTCCGACCATAGACATACCCAG CATCCTCACCGATACCAGCAAATGTCCATATCCACACCGTCGTCCGCGCAAGGCAACTACCAGAACATGGCCACTATGAGCCAATCGCAGCCAACGTTCCACGCCAACGCGCCACTACTGGCGCAGCCTTCACAAATATTGGCGCCAACCAACTGGGTCGACACACAACACGTTCAGAGAAACATCATGGAACGCCCACAAACGAAGAACCTCCTCGATATTATAGACTTCACCAACGCACACAAAGCTATAGGTGTGCAAAGCGTGTCCCGTATTGGTGAGAACTATGATCGAGTAAGGAGCAAATTCGACAATTACTCGACGAAACTCGATTCAACATACCAGAATGTGCGGGCGCATGAACACTTTCCTATTACCACGGGGTTCAACTCGAACATTAGTTCGGATTCGAGTTCGAGTATGAACACTCCAGGCTCAACTACCACGCCAAATACAAGTTCAAATACTAGTACATGTGAAAGTGCTGAACCCAGTTTGCCAAGTTCACCAGATAATAACACAGAGAGAAATACAACGGTCATAGCGCAAGAGGAAACGCAAGAGAACCAAGATGTGAACACCTCGATGGGAGTACTAAGTTTGAACGAGAGTTCGACGGCAACAAACACGTCTCTAAACGTTAGTCTACCGTCAGAGAGTCCAAAATTGAATGCATCTACCGCGTCTAGCGCTTCGCAGAATCAAGTGGAGTGTCAAGAGAGTGCAAGCAATAATGAGCCTACGAGCCTTCCGTGTACGTCGAAGAATATTCGCTCGAGCGGGCCCGATTCGATATTGAACTTTGGACTCGGATTGCAAGCGGCTTTATCGCCGTCTCAtagtaaagataataattatatggtGACAAGAGCGCATAGAGACCATCATCATAGAGAGAAGAGACACAGTTTGACGCCGTCTTCGCACTTGCAAGGGAATCATACGCAGAATCG GCACTCCGCGGAGATCCTAGCGACCAGCCTGCTAGATCACACGCCAGAGAGAGAGCGAGATAGGCCGGACCGCGAGCGCGAGCGAGAGAGAAGACGACGCAGATCGCGAAGCAACGAACGGCCCTTACCGGCCGCGTATGTAGCGCTCTATCCGTACAAACCGCAGAAACCGGACGAACTGGAGCTGAAGAAAGgag GTGTATACACAGTGCGGGAGAGATGCAGGGACGGTTGGTACAAGGGCTGGTGCGAGAGATTGCAGCGGGCCGGTGTGTTCCCCGGCAACTATGTCGCTCCACTCACCCCGTTGGCCACTAGAGTTAAACACGACAAg AACGTCGCAAGCCCATCGTCGTCCAACGTGAAAGTGGCACAAACGAACAACGCCACCCACGCCACGAATGCCACGAACGCCACTAGTGCTAGTAATGCCACGAATGCCACGAACGCCACGCCAGCGACTAGCGCGAGTGGCAATTGTGGCAATAACCTCGCGCCACCGGACGCGCCGCCGAGAGCTAACAGCCCTTTGGCTACTAATG cTCAACCCTTAACATATCCATGGAGTTCTCCTGTACCACAGCAAAGCACGCCTAGATCGGAAAAG aaggaCAAACCGAAATCGGAAAAATCGTCCATATCAACGGGCGTTAGTCTCATGAAGCGTTTGGCTGCCATGAAAAAATGCAAGTCGCCGCCGCCCGCCGGCTACAGTATGGACAACCCGGTGTTCGACGACTCGCCGAACACTTCGCTGTTGTATACACCGCCACAGCATGCTGTTCATGTGCG TAGGGGCAGTGCGGAGGGCCCGTGGCAGAGCCAACACCGCAAGTCGCAGTCCCTCGATGTGACGGCCACGAGGCGGGAACGACACCACTCGCAGCCCGTTAAGGagag ATTTCGCTGTATAGTCCCGTACCCGCCGAACTCCGAGTACGAGCTCGAATTAAAAGTAGACGATATAGTGATGGTCTGCAAGAAGCGTGGCGATGGTTGGTACAAGGGCACGCTACAGAGGACGGGCCGAACGGGACTGTTCCCAGCTTCCTTCGTGCAGAGTTACCCGCCCGAATGA
- the LOC123701228 gene encoding E3 ubiquitin-protein ligase SH3RF1 isoform X1, translated as MDEGLLNDLLECSVCLERLDTSSRVLPCQHTFCLKCLKVIVESHKELRCPECRVLVEAKVEELPPNVLLMRILEGMKNSAPRKVSTQRVRTGHAQNQLAQPTSRSDKQMPHGRAMYDYISKEPGDLSFKKGETVLFQKKLDPFWYHGECSGRTGIFPISYVQVVVPLPVATALCKALYDFRMSAPDEEGCLAFDKGAIITVHHRVDENWAEGRLDQRVGIFPIAFVELNQAARQLMNSTPVNRPVPPIPDHSRPGHSDHRHTQHPHRYQQMSISTPSSAQGNYQNMATMSQSQPTFHANAPLLAQPSQILAPTNWVDTQHVQRNIMERPQTKNLLDIIDFTNAHKAIGVQSVSRIGENYDRVRSKFDNYSTKLDSTYQNVRAHEHFPITTGFNSNISSDSSSSMNTPGSTTTPNTSSNTSTCESAEPSLPSSPDNNTERNTTVIAQEETQENQDVNTSMGVLSLNESSTATNTSLNVSLPSESPKLNASTASSASQNQVECQESASNNEPTSLPCTSKNIRSSGPDSILNFGLGLQAALSPSHSKDNNYMVTRAHRDHHHREKRHSLTPSSHLQGNHTQNRHSAEILATSLLDHTPERERDRPDRERERERRRRRSRSNERPLPAAYVALYPYKPQKPDELELKKGGVYTVRERCRDGWYKGWCERLQRAGVFPGNYVAPLTPLATRVKHDKNVASPSSSNVKVAQTNNATHATNATNATSASNATNATNATPATSASGNCGNNLAPPDAPPRANSPLATNAQPLTYPWSSPVPQQSTPRSEKKDKPKSEKSSISTGVSLMKRLAAMKKCKSPPPAGYSMDNPVFDDSPNTSLLYTPPQHAVHVRSGSCPSQLLRTLPGHSAPTGHVSASTGHASAPSGHSSASSGHISAQSGHNAMSRHKERPHDHRMHSRGSAEGPWQSQHRKSQSLDVTATRRERHHSQPVKERFRCIVPYPPNSEYELELKVDDIVMVCKKRGDGWYKGTLQRTGRTGLFPASFVQSYPPE; from the exons TCGGGTGCTGGTCGAGGCGAAGGTGGAGGAGCTGCCTCCGAACGTGCTCCTCATGAGGATCCTGGAGGGCATGAAGAACTCCGCGCCGAGGAAGGTCAGCACCCAACGCGTGAGGACGGGGCATGCTCAG AACCAACTAGCACAGCCGACGTCTCGATCAGATAAGCAGATGCCGCACGGCAGAGCCATGTATGACTACATATCTAAAGAACCTGG cgACCTTTCATTCAAGAAAGGCGAAACAGTGTTGTTCCAGAAGAAATTGGATCCGTTCTGGTATCATGGAGAATGTTCCGGAAGGACTGGCATCTTTCCAATATCATATGTACAG GTTGTAGTACCGCTGCCAGTGGCCACTGCGTTGTGCAAAGCGTTGTACGACTTTCGAATGTCCGCGCCTGATGAGGAAGGATGTCTCGCTTTTGATAAag gGGCAATTATAACAGTGCACCATCGCGTTGACGAGAACTGGGCGGAGGGTCGTCTCGACCAGCGCGTGGGAATCTTTCCTATCGCGTTCGTGGAATTAAACCAAGCGGCTAGGCAGCTTATGAACAG CACTCCAGTGAATCGTCCCGTCCCACCGATACCAGACCACTCGAGACCGGGACACTCCGACCATAGACATACCCAG CATCCTCACCGATACCAGCAAATGTCCATATCCACACCGTCGTCCGCGCAAGGCAACTACCAGAACATGGCCACTATGAGCCAATCGCAGCCAACGTTCCACGCCAACGCGCCACTACTGGCGCAGCCTTCACAAATATTGGCGCCAACCAACTGGGTCGACACACAACACGTTCAGAGAAACATCATGGAACGCCCACAAACGAAGAACCTCCTCGATATTATAGACTTCACCAACGCACACAAAGCTATAGGTGTGCAAAGCGTGTCCCGTATTGGTGAGAACTATGATCGAGTAAGGAGCAAATTCGACAATTACTCGACGAAACTCGATTCAACATACCAGAATGTGCGGGCGCATGAACACTTTCCTATTACCACGGGGTTCAACTCGAACATTAGTTCGGATTCGAGTTCGAGTATGAACACTCCAGGCTCAACTACCACGCCAAATACAAGTTCAAATACTAGTACATGTGAAAGTGCTGAACCCAGTTTGCCAAGTTCACCAGATAATAACACAGAGAGAAATACAACGGTCATAGCGCAAGAGGAAACGCAAGAGAACCAAGATGTGAACACCTCGATGGGAGTACTAAGTTTGAACGAGAGTTCGACGGCAACAAACACGTCTCTAAACGTTAGTCTACCGTCAGAGAGTCCAAAATTGAATGCATCTACCGCGTCTAGCGCTTCGCAGAATCAAGTGGAGTGTCAAGAGAGTGCAAGCAATAATGAGCCTACGAGCCTTCCGTGTACGTCGAAGAATATTCGCTCGAGCGGGCCCGATTCGATATTGAACTTTGGACTCGGATTGCAAGCGGCTTTATCGCCGTCTCAtagtaaagataataattatatggtGACAAGAGCGCATAGAGACCATCATCATAGAGAGAAGAGACACAGTTTGACGCCGTCTTCGCACTTGCAAGGGAATCATACGCAGAATCG GCACTCCGCGGAGATCCTAGCGACCAGCCTGCTAGATCACACGCCAGAGAGAGAGCGAGATAGGCCGGACCGCGAGCGCGAGCGAGAGAGAAGACGACGCAGATCGCGAAGCAACGAACGGCCCTTACCGGCCGCGTATGTAGCGCTCTATCCGTACAAACCGCAGAAACCGGACGAACTGGAGCTGAAGAAAGgag GTGTATACACAGTGCGGGAGAGATGCAGGGACGGTTGGTACAAGGGCTGGTGCGAGAGATTGCAGCGGGCCGGTGTGTTCCCCGGCAACTATGTCGCTCCACTCACCCCGTTGGCCACTAGAGTTAAACACGACAAg AACGTCGCAAGCCCATCGTCGTCCAACGTGAAAGTGGCACAAACGAACAACGCCACCCACGCCACGAATGCCACGAACGCCACTAGTGCTAGTAATGCCACGAATGCCACGAACGCCACGCCAGCGACTAGCGCGAGTGGCAATTGTGGCAATAACCTCGCGCCACCGGACGCGCCGCCGAGAGCTAACAGCCCTTTGGCTACTAATG cTCAACCCTTAACATATCCATGGAGTTCTCCTGTACCACAGCAAAGCACGCCTAGATCGGAAAAG aaggaCAAACCGAAATCGGAAAAATCGTCCATATCAACGGGCGTTAGTCTCATGAAGCGTTTGGCTGCCATGAAAAAATGCAAGTCGCCGCCGCCCGCCGGCTACAGTATGGACAACCCGGTGTTCGACGACTCGCCGAACACTTCGCTGTTGTATACACCGCCACAGCATGCTGTTCATGTGCG GTCGGGTTCATGCCCATCGCAATTGCTACGCACGTTGCCCGGGCACTCTGCCCCTACCGGGCACGTGTCTGCCTCTACGGGGCACGCGTCTGCCCCCAGCGGGCACTCGTCTGCCTCCTCGGGGCATATATCCGCCCAAAGCGGGCACAATGCGATGTCCAGACACAAGGAAAGGCCGCACGATCACCGCATGCACAG TAGGGGCAGTGCGGAGGGCCCGTGGCAGAGCCAACACCGCAAGTCGCAGTCCCTCGATGTGACGGCCACGAGGCGGGAACGACACCACTCGCAGCCCGTTAAGGagag ATTTCGCTGTATAGTCCCGTACCCGCCGAACTCCGAGTACGAGCTCGAATTAAAAGTAGACGATATAGTGATGGTCTGCAAGAAGCGTGGCGATGGTTGGTACAAGGGCACGCTACAGAGGACGGGCCGAACGGGACTGTTCCCAGCTTCCTTCGTGCAGAGTTACCCGCCCGAATGA